The proteins below come from a single Coprobacter tertius genomic window:
- a CDS encoding peptidylprolyl isomerase, with amino-acid sequence MHKFFNTFILPVMFMALAFTANAQDNNVIDEVVWVVGDEAILKSEVEDYYRSLQYSGEKIDGDPYCVLPERIAIQKLFLHQAKLDSIEVNDAVVLQQVDAQINYYILNFYGSKEKMEEYQGKTMAQIREELTESVRNNETVNEMKKALVKDIKITPSDVRRYFSNLPADSIPYIPTQVEVQILSVKPRIPQQEIDNIKSRLREYTDRINKGDADFSTLAIMYSQDPGSARMGGEMGFKGKAEFVPEFAKVAFSLNDPKKVSKIVETEYGYHIIQLIEKRGDRVNVRHILLRPEIAQKDLDDAVNLLDTLRTDIIDKKKFTFEEAALHLSQDKDTRNNYGLMVNKHDGTTKFEMGELPQDVAKVVDKMNVGDISKPFEMVDETNGKEVVAIVKLKSRTLGHRANIGDDYQALKAVVEKAKQDELIEEWIKKKQKETYVRIKDGWNNCEFKYDGWLKK; translated from the coding sequence ATGCATAAATTTTTTAATACATTTATTCTTCCGGTCATGTTTATGGCATTAGCCTTTACTGCAAATGCACAGGATAATAATGTTATCGATGAAGTCGTTTGGGTAGTAGGTGATGAAGCAATTTTAAAATCCGAAGTCGAAGACTATTACCGGTCTTTACAATATAGCGGAGAAAAGATCGATGGCGATCCTTATTGTGTTCTTCCTGAAAGAATTGCTATTCAGAAATTATTTTTACATCAGGCAAAACTCGACAGTATCGAAGTTAACGATGCTGTCGTATTACAGCAAGTCGATGCCCAGATAAATTATTATATTCTGAATTTTTATGGGTCCAAAGAAAAAATGGAAGAATACCAAGGTAAGACAATGGCTCAAATAAGAGAAGAACTGACGGAATCGGTTAGAAATAATGAAACTGTAAATGAGATGAAAAAAGCGTTGGTGAAGGATATAAAAATAACCCCTTCTGATGTACGACGCTACTTCTCGAACCTTCCTGCAGATAGTATTCCTTATATTCCGACACAGGTAGAAGTGCAAATATTATCGGTTAAACCTCGTATTCCACAACAGGAAATCGATAATATAAAATCACGTTTACGTGAATATACCGACCGAATAAATAAAGGAGATGCCGATTTTTCTACTTTGGCTATTATGTATTCTCAAGACCCTGGCTCAGCTCGTATGGGAGGTGAAATGGGCTTCAAGGGAAAAGCCGAGTTTGTCCCCGAATTTGCCAAAGTTGCTTTTAGTCTTAATGATCCGAAGAAAGTTTCTAAAATAGTAGAAACAGAATACGGATACCATATTATACAATTAATTGAGAAAAGGGGAGATCGTGTAAATGTAAGACATATCCTTTTACGTCCTGAAATTGCTCAGAAAGATTTAGATGATGCAGTTAATTTACTCGATACTCTTCGTACCGATATTATTGATAAAAAGAAATTTACATTTGAAGAAGCAGCTCTTCATTTATCACAAGATAAAGATACGCGAAATAATTATGGATTGATGGTGAATAAACATGACGGCACTACTAAATTTGAAATGGGGGAACTGCCTCAGGATGTAGCTAAAGTTGTTGATAAGATGAATGTTGGAGATATATCGAAACCGTTTGAGATGGTTGATGAAACAAATGGAAAAGAAGTCGTTGCTATTGTAAAGTTGAAGAGTCGTACACTTGGACATAGGGCAAATATCGGAGACGATTATCAAGCTCTTAAGGCTGTTGTGGAAAAGGCCAAACAAGATGAATTGATCGAAGAATGGATCAAGAAAAAGCAAAAGGAAACCTACGTTAGAATAAAAGACGGTTGGAATAACTGTGAATTTAAAT
- a CDS encoding peptidyl-prolyl cis-trans isomerase, translating to MRNLFSLLICLFVSAFFMACNRGGKNINNENNALVRVGDQVLYRDELSNDMPNGLSAADSARFADNYIAQWVNDRILYDVAAKNIPDLSKIDQKVDRYREDLIIFEYKKQLLDEKLSKEISEGDLKAYYDKHADEFKLKSGIIRGLFIKVPVNSPRISQLKKWYRSDKPDAVENIEKYGLNNAVIYEYFYDRWVSFSEVMDNIPYEISDETDFLRRQKYLEISDGGYWYLLNISDYKVPGSVMPFDFAKRQIREILTNKMRLQFLVNTEKELYEKAIKDNRIEYYGSQRNKEKNKNK from the coding sequence ATGCGTAATTTATTCTCATTGTTGATATGCCTGTTTGTAAGTGCCTTCTTTATGGCATGTAACAGAGGAGGAAAGAATATTAACAATGAGAATAATGCATTGGTAAGGGTTGGGGATCAGGTTCTTTACCGGGATGAATTATCGAATGATATGCCTAACGGATTATCAGCTGCAGATAGTGCTCGATTTGCCGACAATTATATTGCCCAGTGGGTTAATGATCGTATTTTGTACGATGTCGCAGCGAAAAATATACCCGATCTTTCCAAGATTGATCAAAAAGTGGATCGGTATCGAGAAGATCTTATTATTTTTGAATATAAGAAACAACTGCTGGATGAGAAGCTGTCGAAGGAAATATCTGAAGGTGATCTTAAAGCTTATTACGATAAGCATGCAGATGAGTTTAAATTGAAATCGGGAATAATAAGAGGGTTGTTTATTAAAGTGCCGGTTAATTCTCCTCGTATTTCACAGTTAAAGAAATGGTATCGATCTGATAAACCCGATGCCGTAGAAAATATTGAAAAATATGGTTTGAATAATGCTGTAATATACGAATATTTTTATGACCGCTGGGTTTCTTTTAGCGAAGTAATGGATAATATTCCGTATGAGATTTCCGATGAAACCGATTTCTTGAGACGTCAAAAATATTTGGAGATAAGTGATGGCGGTTATTGGTATTTATTGAATATCAGTGATTATAAAGTTCCCGGTAGTGTTATGCCGTTTGATTTTGCTAAACGTCAGATACGTGAAATTCTGACGAATAAAATGCGATTACAATTTTTGGTAAATACCGAAAAAGAATTATACGAGAAAGCGATAAAGGATAATAGAATAGAATATTATGGATCGCAAAGAAATAAAGAAAAGAATAAAAATAAATAA
- a CDS encoding peptidylprolyl isomerase, whose product MKKNWLVLSLFMGCVVSMTAQNADNDPEIMKVNGKSIKKSEFEYIYNKNNQQQIDHKSLDEYVVLFKNYKLKVAEAEAHKIDTTRAFQTELAGYRKQLAKPYLVDTSVDDKLAQEAYDRLKEEIKVSHILFNVNPGSSVEEKEKVHGRALEVLNKIRNGADFNKMADEYSEDPSVRQNHGNLGYITGFRTVYPFEMAAYQTPVGSVSEPVETQFGYHLVKVWDRRPSRGEILTAHIMIMTSPEDTPDQAKAKEAKIKEIYQEVIQGGDFAKIAREKSEDTGSAQKGGEMPWISTGRIVPEYEEAAFALKNVGDISQPIKTAYGWHIIRLLDKRALKPYDEMKPLIMRTIARDERGTLGQKVLIGKLKKEYHFTINETAKERLNSLISTAYPTDSLYLATIANDRLPLFTLDGEIYKISDFAQDAMGMRRSVRNASAKMMLDLMLDAYVNKTVLNYEDSQLERKYPDFRNLMNEYRDGMLLFEISNQEVWDKASKDEVGLAEYFKKNKKKYRWDEPKYKGFVVKCSSKEIAKQVKKRIKTLPIDSVVMYVNKEFNNDTLKQVRIERGLFVKGDNEIVDKLAFKIGEKPVDSKFPVIFVSGKMLKKGPQVYTDIRGQVTADYQNYLEEKWVEQLNLKYPVEIHEDVLKTVKKD is encoded by the coding sequence ATGAAAAAGAACTGGTTAGTATTATCTCTTTTTATGGGATGTGTTGTATCTATGACTGCTCAGAATGCTGATAATGATCCTGAAATAATGAAGGTTAACGGGAAAAGCATAAAAAAATCTGAATTCGAATATATTTATAATAAAAATAATCAGCAACAGATCGATCATAAATCGTTAGATGAATATGTAGTTCTTTTTAAAAATTATAAATTAAAAGTCGCTGAAGCCGAAGCTCATAAAATAGATACGACAAGGGCGTTTCAGACCGAGTTGGCCGGTTATCGCAAGCAATTGGCAAAACCTTACCTTGTAGATACGAGTGTGGACGATAAGCTGGCTCAAGAAGCTTATGATCGTTTAAAAGAAGAAATTAAGGTAAGTCATATCCTTTTTAATGTAAATCCGGGTTCATCTGTCGAAGAGAAAGAAAAGGTGCATGGCAGAGCTCTCGAAGTTTTGAATAAAATAAGAAATGGTGCTGATTTTAATAAAATGGCCGATGAATATTCTGAGGATCCTTCGGTAAGACAAAATCATGGTAATTTAGGCTATATTACCGGATTCAGAACAGTTTATCCGTTTGAAATGGCGGCATATCAGACTCCGGTGGGTTCGGTATCGGAACCGGTTGAAACGCAGTTTGGTTATCATTTAGTAAAGGTTTGGGATCGTCGCCCGAGCAGGGGTGAAATTCTTACTGCGCATATCATGATAATGACTTCTCCCGAAGATACACCCGATCAGGCAAAGGCGAAAGAAGCAAAAATCAAAGAAATTTATCAAGAAGTTATTCAGGGGGGAGATTTTGCTAAGATTGCACGGGAAAAATCTGAAGATACTGGTTCGGCGCAAAAAGGGGGAGAAATGCCCTGGATAAGTACCGGACGTATTGTTCCTGAATATGAAGAAGCTGCGTTTGCATTAAAGAATGTAGGAGACATTTCACAACCGATAAAAACAGCTTATGGATGGCATATAATCAGATTGCTCGATAAAAGAGCCCTCAAACCTTATGACGAAATGAAACCTTTGATAATGCGTACAATTGCAAGAGATGAAAGAGGTACTTTGGGGCAAAAAGTCTTGATCGGTAAGTTGAAGAAAGAATATCATTTTACAATAAATGAAACGGCGAAAGAGCGTTTGAATAGTCTCATTTCAACGGCTTATCCCACCGATTCATTATACCTTGCTACAATTGCCAATGATCGGTTACCTTTATTTACCCTCGATGGTGAAATTTATAAAATAAGCGATTTTGCCCAAGATGCGATGGGGATGCGACGCTCGGTACGAAATGCCAGTGCCAAAATGATGCTTGATTTGATGTTAGATGCTTATGTAAATAAGACTGTTTTGAATTATGAAGACAGCCAGTTGGAAAGAAAATATCCTGATTTCAGAAATTTAATGAATGAATATCGTGATGGAATGTTGTTGTTCGAGATTAGTAATCAGGAAGTTTGGGATAAAGCATCGAAAGATGAAGTCGGATTGGCTGAGTATTTTAAGAAGAATAAGAAAAAATATCGTTGGGATGAGCCAAAATATAAAGGGTTTGTCGTAAAATGTTCCAGTAAAGAGATTGCTAAACAAGTAAAAAAGCGTATTAAAACATTACCAATCGACTCGGTAGTTATGTATGTTAATAAAGAATTTAATAATGATACTTTAAAACAGGTACGTATAGAAAGAGGCTTGTTTGTAAAGGGGGATAACGAAATTGTTGATAAACTGGCTTTTAAGATTGGAGAAAAGCCTGTGGATTCTAAATTTCCTGTCATTTTCGTTTCTGGAAAGATGCTGAAAAAAGGACCTCAGGTATATACTGATATTCGGGGGCAGGTTACTGCAGATTACCAGAATTATCTTGAGGAAAAATGGGTTGAGCAATTAAATTTAAAATATCCGGTTGAAATACATGAAGATGTTCTAAAAACAGTTAAGAAGGATTAG
- the guaB gene encoding IMP dehydrogenase translates to MSFIADKVVMDGLTFDDVLLIPAYSEVLPREVDLTTRFSRNIQLNIPLVSAAMDTVTEAQLAIAIAREGGIGVIHKNMPIEAQARQVHMVKRAENGMIYDPITIKRGSTVKDALGLMKEYHIGGIPVVSDDGCLVGIVTNRDLRFERNPNRLIDEVMTSDNLVTTTQSTDLQQAADILQQHKIEKLPVVDKNGKLIGLVTYKDITKAKDKPFACKDKLGRLRVAAGVGVTGDSMERVAALVDAGADAIVIDTAHGHSVHVINLLKQVKAKYPQIDVVVGNIATGEAARYLADAGADGVKVGIGPGSICTTRVIAGVGVPQLSAVYEVAKALKGTNIPLIADGGIRYSGDIVKALAAGGYSVMLGGMLAGVEESPGETIIYNGRKFKSYRGMGSLEAMEKGSKDRYFQAGETDVKKLVPEGIAARVPYKGSLYEVIYQMVGGLRAGMGYCGAADIDALHKAKFTRITNAGVAESHPHDVTITSESPNYSSRG, encoded by the coding sequence ATGTCATTTATTGCAGATAAAGTTGTCATGGACGGGTTAACATTCGATGATGTATTGTTAATCCCCGCTTATTCGGAAGTTCTTCCGCGTGAAGTCGATCTTACGACTCGTTTTTCACGAAATATCCAGTTAAATATTCCTTTAGTTTCGGCAGCAATGGATACTGTTACCGAGGCTCAGTTGGCAATTGCTATAGCCCGAGAAGGGGGTATCGGTGTAATACATAAGAATATGCCGATAGAAGCCCAGGCAAGACAAGTGCATATGGTAAAAAGAGCTGAAAATGGAATGATTTACGATCCTATAACCATAAAAAGAGGTTCTACAGTAAAAGATGCTTTAGGGTTGATGAAGGAATATCACATCGGTGGAATACCGGTGGTATCGGATGACGGATGCCTGGTAGGTATAGTTACCAACCGAGATCTTCGTTTCGAACGTAATCCAAATCGTCTTATCGATGAGGTTATGACGTCTGACAATTTGGTTACGACAACTCAGTCGACCGATCTTCAGCAAGCTGCCGATATTTTACAGCAACATAAAATTGAGAAATTGCCTGTTGTAGATAAGAACGGTAAATTAATAGGGCTGGTAACGTACAAGGATATAACCAAAGCTAAAGATAAACCTTTTGCTTGTAAGGATAAACTCGGTCGTTTGCGTGTTGCTGCAGGTGTAGGAGTAACCGGTGATTCTATGGAACGTGTTGCTGCTCTTGTTGATGCCGGTGCAGATGCAATAGTAATCGATACGGCTCACGGGCATTCTGTACATGTTATAAATTTGTTGAAGCAGGTAAAAGCTAAATATCCGCAAATCGATGTTGTTGTGGGGAATATAGCAACTGGTGAGGCTGCTCGTTATTTGGCTGATGCCGGAGCAGATGGAGTAAAAGTAGGAATAGGGCCGGGGTCTATTTGTACGACACGTGTTATTGCTGGCGTAGGAGTTCCTCAGTTATCTGCGGTTTATGAAGTGGCAAAAGCATTGAAAGGAACTAATATTCCTTTAATCGCAGACGGTGGTATTCGTTATTCGGGTGATATTGTAAAAGCATTAGCTGCCGGCGGCTATTCCGTAATGTTGGGGGGGATGTTGGCCGGTGTAGAAGAATCGCCGGGCGAAACGATTATATATAACGGACGTAAATTTAAATCGTACCGGGGTATGGGATCTCTCGAAGCGATGGAAAAAGGCTCTAAAGACCGATATTTTCAGGCAGGTGAAACCGATGTCAAGAAGCTCGTTCCCGAAGGAATCGCTGCAAGGGTACCTTATAAGGGTTCGTTATATGAAGTAATCTATCAGATGGTTGGCGGGTTACGAGCTGGAATGGGTTACTGCGGAGCTGCCGATATAGATGCTTTGCACAAAGCTAAATTTACTCGTATTACAAATGCCGGAGTTGCCGAAAGTCATCCTCATGATGTAACAATTACCAGCGAATCACCCAATTATAGTAGCAGAGGATAA